GGAATAAGGATATTTAAAGATAAAAAAGCAGGATATGCCTGGATTAATTCTTTTGAGGAAAACAAAATAAAAGATTGCATTGAAAAAGCTGTCTTAAATGCCGGAACTTCCGGTGAGGATGAATTTAACGGACTGCCTCAGGAAAAGGAAGGAAGATATGTTTTTAATGAAAATATAGAAAAATTCCTTTTTAGCGAAGATTTTCACAAATATTCTGTTGATAATAAAATCGATATGCTTAAACATATTGAGGAAATATCAAAGAAAAAAGACAAAAGAATTGTTGGTACAGACTCTCTGAGTTATAGCGACAGCCTGTATGAAACGGCTATTTTAAATTCATCAGGATTTAAAAGAAGTGTTTTGCAGACAAGTTCTTTTGTTTTTTTAAATCTTATTGCCAGAAAAAATGATGATACATCAACAGGTTTTGGTTTTTCATATGGCAGAGATCCTGGCAGTTTTGATCTTGAGATTATTGCAGAAGAAGCAGTTAAAAGGTCTACCATGCTTCTTGGTGCAAGAAAAATAAAATCAAGATCGTCTACCATAGTGCTTGATCCTGTAACAGCCTCGCAGTTTCTCGGCGTGATCGCTTCGGCTGTTACTGCTGACTCCGTACAAAAGGGCAGGTCTCTGTTTAAAGGAAAAATCGATGAGAAAATATTTGATATTAATTTAAATATCTATGATGACGGAATAATGAAAGATGGATTTTCGTCAAAGCCTTTTGATGCTGAGGGTGTAAACAGGGGGAAAACAAAAGTTTTTGAGAAAGGCATTCTTAAAACTTATCTTTATGATTGTTATACTGCAAGAAAAGACAGAAAATCAAGTACGGGAAATGCAGCAAGAGCCTCTTATAGAATGCCTCCATCAGTTGGAATTTCAAACTTTTATATTGAGCCGGGTAGCGCTGATATTAATGAGATAATCAGCAGAATAGAGGATGGGTTTTATGTCATTGATGTTATAGGGATGCATTCAGGGGCAAATCCTGTTTCAGGAGATATAAGTGTAGGCGCAAAAGGTGTCCTTATCAAAAACGGCAGCATGGGCGAGCCTGTCAAAGAAGTAACAATAGCTTCAGATCTTTTAAGCTTTTGTAAAAAAATAGAATCTGTAGGAAATGACCTGAGATTCTTCCCTTCCGGAGGATTTATAGGCAGTCCTTCAGTTGTTGTGAGAGATATAGCAATTAGTGGAAATTAGCGAATGTAAATCAAGAAAGACCAAGTCGGAATGGAAATATTAAAATCAGTGGTTTTAGGGATAATCCAGGGCCTTACTGAGTTTTTCCCCGTAAGCAGCTCAGGGCATCTTGTTATTTTTCCATATTTTTTCAAATGGGAGCAGCCATCACTTTTTTTTGCAGTAATACTTCATCTGGGGACACTATTGTCTCTCCTGATAATACTGTACAGAGATGCGGGAAACATAATAAAAATTTTTTTTAAAGGAATATTTATTAAAAAAATGCGAAAAAATGAAGATTTCAAGATGGCATTATTCATAATAATAGCTATAATTCCTGCAGCCATAGCAGGATATTTTATAAATGATGTTATTGAAAATATTTTTTCCAGACCCGTTTTTACCGCTTTTTTCTTATTTATAACGGCTGCAGTCCTTGTTTTGTTTGAATTTGTCGGAAAAAGAATTGAAGATAAATATATTGCAGAAAACGGCAGAGAAAAGAACTTTAACTATTTTATAGCTTTAATAACCGGCATCGGTCAGGCGGTAGCAATACTTCCCGGAGTTTCGCGTTCAGGTCTGACGATATCTTCTGCAAGGATTTTTGGCATCAAAAGAAAAGAAGCTGTAAAATTCTCATTTCTGATCTCCATACCTGTTATTTTTGGTTCATTTGTTTTTGAGCTTTGTGACTTTCTGAAATCCAAAGAATCAATATCAGCCGGTTTTTCAGTCCTGCCTCTGATAGCAGGGTTTATTGCTGCTTTCATTTCAGGATTGTTTGCAATAAAATTCCTTTTAAAGATATCTTCGAAAAGAAATTTAAATTTCTTTGCTCTTTATTGTGTTGCTCTTGCTATTGTTTTTTTTATTGTATATTTTTTTAGAAAATAAATTATTTTAAGCAGAAAATAATTCAGGAGGTTTGAAAATGAAAGGTATAATTCTTGCCGGAGGACTTGGCTCCCGTCTTTCTCCATGTACAAAAGTTACAAATAAGCATTTGCTGCCGGTTTATGACAAACCAATGATATATTATCCGATAATGACACTTGTGAACGCAGGCATAAAATACATACAGATAGTTACCGGTGGAAATAATGCCGGTGATTTTCTCAGACTTCTTGGAAACGGAAAGGAGTTTGGCTTAAAAGATATTGCATATACTTATCAGGAAGGAGAAGGCGGAATAGCTGATGCATTAAAACTTGCGGAAAATTTTGCAGAAGGCGAGAAAATCTTTGTGATACTGGGAGATAATATTGTCCAGGATAATGTGGGCGAACATGTAAGGGATTTTATTAATCAGCCCAAAGGAGCAAAGATATTTTTAAAGGAAGTTCCCGATCCTGAAAGGTTCGGAGTTGCTGAGATAAAGGACAATAAAATAGTTTCAATAGAGGAAAAACCTCAAAATCCAAAATCAAATTATGCTGTCTGCGGTCTTTATATGTATGATAACGAGGTATTTGATATTGTCCGCAAAATAAAGCCCTCAGACAGGGGCGAACTGGAAATAACTGACGTAAATAATGAATATATAAAACGCAATTCAATGACATATTCCATATTAAAAGGGTGGTGGACAGACGCAGGAACATTTCAGTCTCTTTACAGAGCCAGCCGTCTGGTAGCAAAAGACTTGGGGGAAAATAATATTTAGAAATTTTTAATATTTCCGGAATTGCAGTAGAAACATTTTAAGACTTTGCAGTCAGATTCCCATTTTTTGTCTGAGATTATATATATCCATGAATACGGGTTCTGTTTGCTTTCATTCAGGCAATTTTTTTCTATTATCACTTCACCTTTCTCATATGCAGTTCCGATAAATTTTTCAGAGTTGCCGCAATCTATGCACTTATACATTTTTATCACCTCATGATTTTTCTTATTTTATATTTAATATATATTAAATATAAATATATAAAATTACAATATTAAAATTTAATATATAAATAAAATATTAACATTCTTCCAAATTGACTTGATTTTTATGCTCTGTTATTATTAATTAACCAACAATATTGTAGCGGAAGAATTAAACAGTTAATGCAGATAAACAAGCAGAAAACAAAAGTAAGAATAAAGACCGACAGTGCGGTAATTATCGGATATGTTCACCATATGGCAGACGGCAGACTTAGTGATTATTTTACTGCACAGGTCGATAAATTCATTCCTGTTACTGACGCGCTCGTATATCCCTTAAATTATCCTACAGACGATAAGGAAGATCTCCAGAAACGTGATGTGGTTTTCGTAAATACTGACAGGATAGAAATCGTAGAGTACTTCTGATTATTTAAATAAAATAAAAATAATATTTACAATAGTAAATTATTTTTTGTAAAATTATAGCTCAAATAAAATTTAGGAGGGAGAAATAATGGTTACGGAATTTACTGATTCAAATTTTGAAAGTGAAGTTATAAAATCGGATATCCCGGTTCTTGTGGATTTTTGGGCTGTCTGGTGTGGTCCTTGCAAAATGATTGCTCCTGAACTGGAAAAGTTATCTGAAGAAAAAAAGGGTTTGTTAAAGGTCGGAAAGCTTAATGTTGACGAAAACAGGGATACTGCCATCAAATTCAGCATTACCAGCATACCCACACTGCTTCTTTTTAAAGATGGACAGGTTGCAAAGAAACTGGTAGGAGCAATGTCAAAAGACAGGATTTTAAACGAAATAAGTACATTTATTTAGATCTTATTTTAAAATGCATAGCCTTTTTATAGGAACGTCAATATATTTCTGTAAAAAGGCTAGAAAATATTTTTTGCCCTGCTGATACTGCTCCGGCAGTCTTGTCTATATCAGGTATTTAAAACTGAATTTCAATCATTATTTTGCTATCTGAGCGAGTGCTTCTGTAGACAATATTTTGCTTCACAAATCAGGCTTATTTATATAAAATCATTAAGATATTGCGCAATGACACGGCATTTCTGCAATAATGTTTTAAATTGTTATATTTTATTATAAAGAGGTTTTTTATTAATGTTTAAAAAGGTAACCAGCAGCGTAAACTTCG
The nucleotide sequence above comes from Actinomycetota bacterium. Encoded proteins:
- a CDS encoding UDP-diphosphatase; protein product: MEILKSVVLGIIQGLTEFFPVSSSGHLVIFPYFFKWEQPSLFFAVILHLGTLLSLLIILYRDAGNIIKIFFKGIFIKKMRKNEDFKMALFIIIAIIPAAIAGYFINDVIENIFSRPVFTAFFLFITAAVLVLFEFVGKRIEDKYIAENGREKNFNYFIALITGIGQAVAILPGVSRSGLTISSARIFGIKRKEAVKFSFLISIPVIFGSFVFELCDFLKSKESISAGFSVLPLIAGFIAAFISGLFAIKFLLKISSKRNLNFFALYCVALAIVFFIVYFFRK
- a CDS encoding NTP transferase domain-containing protein, with product MKGIILAGGLGSRLSPCTKVTNKHLLPVYDKPMIYYPIMTLVNAGIKYIQIVTGGNNAGDFLRLLGNGKEFGLKDIAYTYQEGEGGIADALKLAENFAEGEKIFVILGDNIVQDNVGEHVRDFINQPKGAKIFLKEVPDPERFGVAEIKDNKIVSIEEKPQNPKSNYAVCGLYMYDNEVFDIVRKIKPSDRGELEITDVNNEYIKRNSMTYSILKGWWTDAGTFQSLYRASRLVAKDLGENNI
- a CDS encoding TldD/PmbA family protein; its protein translation is MKSSNRSENKLIKKAESIALFFKGRKIDEFEIYISDSINNEIEVFNKSVESLSHSDTSGVGIRIFKDKKAGYAWINSFEENKIKDCIEKAVLNAGTSGEDEFNGLPQEKEGRYVFNENIEKFLFSEDFHKYSVDNKIDMLKHIEEISKKKDKRIVGTDSLSYSDSLYETAILNSSGFKRSVLQTSSFVFLNLIARKNDDTSTGFGFSYGRDPGSFDLEIIAEEAVKRSTMLLGARKIKSRSSTIVLDPVTASQFLGVIASAVTADSVQKGRSLFKGKIDEKIFDINLNIYDDGIMKDGFSSKPFDAEGVNRGKTKVFEKGILKTYLYDCYTARKDRKSSTGNAARASYRMPPSVGISNFYIEPGSADINEIISRIEDGFYVIDVIGMHSGANPVSGDISVGAKGVLIKNGSMGEPVKEVTIASDLLSFCKKIESVGNDLRFFPSGGFIGSPSVVVRDIAISGN
- the trxA gene encoding thioredoxin; this translates as MVTEFTDSNFESEVIKSDIPVLVDFWAVWCGPCKMIAPELEKLSEEKKGLLKVGKLNVDENRDTAIKFSITSIPTLLLFKDGQVAKKLVGAMSKDRILNEISTFI